CCTATCAATAAATTGTTTTATCTTTGCAGTTACAATTTTGGTGCCGCGAGGCGCCGTTTAAATATTAGATGCAATTTTCGCAAAAAAACGCAGTTTTTCTACAACAATATGGCAAAAGAGGTTACCAAACGGTCTGAGAACTATTCCCAGTGGTACAACGATCTGGCCCTGAAGGCAGATCTCGCAGAGCAGTCCGCCGTGCGCGGATGTATGGTCATCAAACCCTACGGCTACGCCATCTGGGAGAAGATGCAGGGCACGCTTGACAAGATGTTCAAGAAGACGGGCGTGCAGAACGCCTACTTCCCGCTTTTCATCCCCAAGTCTTTCTTCAGCCGCGAGGCGGAGCACGTGGCGGGATTCGCCAAGGAGTGCGCCGTGGTCACGCACCACCGCCTGATGAACGACCCGGACGGCGGCGGCGTCGTCGTGGATCCGGACGCGAAGCTCGAGGAGGAGCTGATCGTCCGCCCGACCTCCGAGACCATCATCTGGAGCACCTACAAGAACTGGATCACGTCCTGGCGCGACCTCCCCATCCTGTGCAACCAGTGGTGCAACGTCGTCCGCTGGGAGATGCGCACCCGCCTGTTCCTCCGCACCGCGGAGTTCCTCTGGCAGGAAGGCCACACGGCCCACGCCACCGCGCAGGAGGCCGAGGCCAAGGCCTATGAGATGGTGCACGTCTACGCCGACTTCGCCCGCAACGTGATGGCCCTCCCGGTCATCGTCGGCCACAAGAGCCCCAACGAGCGCTTCGCCGGCGCCCTGGACACCCTCACCATCGAGGCGATGATGCAGGACGGCAAGGCCCTGCAGGCCGGCACGTCCCACTTCCTCGGCCAGAACTTCGCCAAGTCCTTCGACGTGCAGTTCACCAACAAGGAGGGTAAGCAGGAATACGTCTGGGCCACGTCCTGGGGCGTCAGCACCCGTCTGATGGGCGCGCTCATCATGGCCCACGGCGACGACAACGGCCTCGTGCTGCCTCCGAAGCTCGCCCCCATCCAGGTCGTGATGGTGCCGATCTACAAGACCGACGAGGAGCGCGCCGCCGTCCTCGACAAGATGGCCGCCGTCAAGGCCGGCCTCGAGGCCCTCGGCCACAGCGTCAAGGTCGACGACCGCGACACGGTCCGCCCGGGCTTCAAGTTCGCCGAATGGGAGCTCAAGGGCGTACCCGTGCGCCTGGCGATGGGCGCCCGCGACCTCGCCGCCGGCACCGTGGAGGTGGCCCGCCGCGACACGCTGACCAAGGAAACGATGGCCCTGGAGGGCATCGAGCAGCATATTTCCAAGCTCCTGGACGACATCCAGCAGAACATCTACGACAAGGCCCTCGCCTTCCGCGACAGCAACGTCGAGAAGTGCGACGACTGGGAGGAATTCAAGACCAAGATCCAGACCGGCAAGTTCCTGCTCTGCCACTGGGACGGCACCGTCGAGACCGAGCAGGCCATCAAGGACGCCACCAAGGCCACGATCCGCTGTATTCCCATCGACAGCTATGTCTGCGAGGAGGAGGGCAAGGACATCTTCTCCGGCAAGCCTTCCCACCGCCGCGTCGTTTTCGCTATCTCGTATTAATCCGGATTTAACCCAAATTCTACGCGATATGAGAAAAGCTTTGACACTCACCGCGGCCCTCGTGGCCGCCTGCTTCAGCGCCCTGGCCCAGGACGATGTCCAGAAGGCCGTCGCCGAAGCCGCCGCCGCTTTCTCCGAAGCACCCAAGACGGAGGAGACCGTAGCGAAACCCAACTACTGGACGACTTTCGCCGTCTTTGACCTCGGTTTCAACCAGACTTCCCTGTGGAGCTGGGCGTCCGGTGGCTACAACAGCGCCACCCTGCGCGCCGGCATCGACGCCAACGCCAACTACGCACGCGACCTCGCGACCTGGGACAACCGCCTGCAGCTGATGTACGGCTTCCTGTGGTCCGCCGACAAGGAGAACCTCATCCAGAAGAGCGCCGACCTGATGCAGTTCGAGAGCCGCTTCGGCTACAAGACCTCGGAGGAGAGCAAGTGGAAATACACCGCCGACCTCACCTTCAAGTCCCAGTTCACCGACAGCTACGACTCCTACAAGCAGGACGGCAACGGCTCCTGGAGCGGCCAGCTCAAGTCCGGCTTCTTCGCCCCCGGCTACCTCACCTTCGGTATCGGTATGGCCTGGGATCCGGCCCCCTGGTTCGACCTCAACCTTTCCCCGGTCACGGGCGGCTACACCTTCTGCAACATCCCCGAACTCCGTAAGGGCTACGGCATGAAGCTGCGCGACGCCGCGCTCGATCCGGGCATCGGCGCCAACTACTACCCCGCCCTCTTCCAGCTCGGTGCCCAGCTCAAGATGAACCTCAAGGCTTCGGTCAACGACATCTTCACCTACGAGACGCAGCTCATCCTTTTCACGGACTACCTCAACCATCCGTTCGTGTGGAACCGCGTCAACTGGGACAACAAATTCGGCCTGCTCGTCGGCAAGTACATCAAGATCGCCTTCGACACCTGGCTGATCTACGACCCGATCGTGCTGGTCGCCGACAAGTCGGGCAACGACATCCGTCAGCGCGTGCAGTTCAAGGAGTTCTTCTCCATCAACTTCACCTACACCCTCGGCAAGAAGAAATAGAGAAATGACACGGATCCTGCTCGCCGTCAGCGGGGGCATCGATTCGATGTACCTGGCAAACCGGGCCCCGGAACTTTTTCCCGGAGCCCGGTTTGCCGTCGCACACTGCAATTTCGCGCTCCGCGGCGCGGAGTCCGACGCCGACGAGGCGTTCGTCCGCGCCTGGTGCGCGGAACACGGCCTGGAATGCTTCGTGAAGCGTTTCGACACGCGCAGCTATGCGGCGGAGCACGGCATCAGCATCGAGATGGCGGCGCGCGACCTGCGCTACGCCTGGTTCGCGGAGCTGCGCCGGGCGGGCGGCTTCGACGCCGTGGCCGTGGCGCACAACGCTGACGACAACGCCGAGACGCTGCTCCTCAACCTGCTGCGCGGCACGGGCACCCGCGGCCTGCGCGGCATGGGCGACCACGACGGCATCGTCCGCCCGCTGCTGGACATCCCGCGCGAGGACATCCGCGCCTGGATGACGGCGCGCGGGCTGGCCTGGCGCGACGACAGCACCAACGCCGACAGCACGCCCAAGCGCAACCGCATCCGCAACGAAGTCTTCCCCATTTTCGCCCGCATCAATCCTTCCTTCGTGCGTACGCTGGGCGAGGACATGCGCCGCTTCGCCCGCGTGGACGACATCGCGGACAGCTATTTCCGCGCCGTGCGCGAGGGACTCACCACGGAGACGGGCGACATCCGCCTCCCCGCCGTGCTCGCGCTCGAGCACTGGGAATACGTCCTCTGGCGCCTGCTGGAGGGCTCCGGCCTCAGTGGACCGACTTTCGAGAAACTCGTCGCCCTGCTGCGCCGCTACAAGGAGGCGCCGCGCGGCACCGTCACCATCGGCGGCAAGACCTTCGAGGGCACGGGCACGGTCCTCCGGATCGAGAAAGAGTTGCTGATTATTCCGTAATATAGACGTCGTCACCGGGCTCCGCGAAATAGAACTGCTCCCGCGCATAGCGCTCCAGGGAGTCGCGGTCGCCCGTCATCACCCGGATCCGGCGGTCGAGCTCCTCGTTCTCCCGCTGGTACTGCTCGATCTGGCGCTCCTGGCGGCGGAGCGACAGGCCGGCCTGCACCCAGTTGACGAGGTTGTCCTTCTTCAGGAACATGAAGAGCAGGAACACCACCGTGGCAATGATGGCATAACGCAGGAAAGAGCGCTGCTCCTTCCTGTTGCCGTCCTTGTCGCGGTTCCAGAGATCTTTGGTGTATTTGGCCATAATTATTTGCACAAAAATAGTTATTTTTGCTGAACAATCTAAAACTAAAAAACAGGAATGAAACCTACTCTTCTCGTCCTGGCCGCCGGCATGGGCAGCCGCTACGGCGGCCTCAAGCAGATGGACGGCCTGGGACCCAACGGCGAGACCATCATCGACTATTCCATCTACGACGCCGTGCAGGCCGGTTTCGGCCGCGTCGTCTACATCGTCCGCGAATATTTCCTCGAGCAGTTCAAGGAGGCTGTCGCCCGGAAATACAGCCACGTCAAGTGCACCGACGGCTCCCCGCTCGAATTCGTCTTCGTGACCCAGGAGCTCGACAAGATCCCCGCCCGCTTCACGCTCAATCCCGAGCGCCAGAAGCCCTGGGGCACCGCCCACGCCATGCTGATGGCCGCCGAAGTGATCCATGAGCCGTTCGTCGTGATCAACGGCGACGACTACTACGGCCGCGAGTCCTTCCGCATCGCCGCCGACTGGTGCCGCGCGCACCAGCAGACCGAGGGCATCTACGCCATCATCGGCTTCGAGCTGGACCACACCCTGAGTGAATCGGGCGGCGTGTCCCGCGGCATCTGCCACTACGACGCGCAGCAGCACCTGACCGACGTGGTCGAGCACCTCGACATCCGCCAGGGCGCCGACGGCGTGGTGCGCGGCGAGAACTCCGCCACCGGCGAGCAGGTCGTGCTCCAGGGCAAGGACCTCTGCTCGATGAACATGTGGGGCTTCACCCCCGACTATTTCGCCAAGAGCGCAGCCATCTTCGAGACCTTCCTGGAGCAGTACAGCCAGGAGCTCAAGAAAGAGTTCTATATCCCCTACGCCATCGACTGCATGATCCAGGACGGCAGCGCCCAGTGCGACGTCCTCTCCACGCCTTCCCGCTGGTTCGGCGTGACTTACAAGGAGGACCGTCCGGCCGTGGTCGAGAAATTCGCGCAGCTCGCCCGCGAGGGCGTCTATCCTTCACCCCTTTATCAGTAGACACATGGCTAAAGGCATCAAACCCAGGAACTACAGCTTCCTGAACAAGTTCACCTACTTCCTCCCGGGCGTTGGACACATGTTCGTCCTGCTCGTCTTCCTGTTTGTCGGCGCCCTGATCGGAGGCATCTTATCCACTCCCGTCCTCTTCATTTTCGGGCAGGAACAGGGACTCCTGTACGCGCAGCTCATCTCTTATCCCGTGATGTTCATCCCGCCGATGATCTATGCGAGCAGATGCAGCCGCGACAACAGCTACACCCACTCCGGCGTCATGCTGGACAACAAGCATTTCAGTCCGATGAACTTCGGTGTCTGCGCCCTGCTGGTGTCCCTCGCCACCATCGCGCTCGGCTTCTGCTCGGACGCGCTCTCCTCGGTCATGCCGCCCGTTCCGGAATGGTTCGAGAATCTTATGAAAGACATGACCACCGGCGACCATCTCTTCATCAACTTCTTGATGGTCAGCGTATTTGCCCCGTTCTTCGAGGAATGGCTCTGCCGCGGTATGGTGCTGCGCGGGCTGCTTGCCAACAAGATCAAGCCGGTCTGGGCCATCGTCATCTCGTCGGTGTTCTTCGGCGTCATCCACCTCAACGTCTGGCAGGCCCTCCCGGCCTTCCTGATCGGCTGCCTCTTCGGCTTCGTCTACTACAAGACCGGCTCGCTGAAGCTCACGATGCTGATGCACTGCGTCAACAACACGTTCGCACTGCTGATGTCCAACCTGAACGGGTTCGAGGACGTCAAGTCCTGGAAAGACGTGTTCCCCGGCGGGCACTACTGGATCATCTTCGCCGCAGGTATCCTGCTGCTGATATTGATCATCCGCGCTTTCCTCCGCATCCCGCAGGAGCGGCAGGAAGGCAACATGGACAAGGTCAAGCCTTTGTTTGAAGAATAGTTTCGCGCGCAGCGGCGACGTCGTGCACCCGCAGGATGTCGGCGCCGTGCAGGATTGCCAGGCGGTGGGCACGTTCCGTGTCGCCGCCTGTAAATCTTTTGTCGGCCGCCCCGATCAGGATCGGGCGGTCGAAGCCGCGCAGCCAGTCGAGTTTCTCCAGGATCTCCCAGTTCTGCTCCGCCGTCTTGGCGAAGCCCAGGCCCGGGTCAAGGACCCATTCGGCGATGCCGGCGTC
This Bacteroidales bacterium WCE2004 DNA region includes the following protein-coding sequences:
- a CDS encoding MobA-like NTP transferase domain-containing protein, which codes for MKPTLLVLAAGMGSRYGGLKQMDGLGPNGETIIDYSIYDAVQAGFGRVVYIVREYFLEQFKEAVARKYSHVKCTDGSPLEFVFVTQELDKIPARFTLNPERQKPWGTAHAMLMAAEVIHEPFVVINGDDYYGRESFRIAADWCRAHQQTEGIYAIIGFELDHTLSESGGVSRGICHYDAQQHLTDVVEHLDIRQGADGVVRGENSATGEQVVLQGKDLCSMNMWGFTPDYFAKSAAIFETFLEQYSQELKKEFYIPYAIDCMIQDGSAQCDVLSTPSRWFGVTYKEDRPAVVEKFAQLAREGVYPSPLYQ
- a CDS encoding tRNA(Ile)-lysidine synthetase, N-terminal domain-containing protein, with the translated sequence MTRILLAVSGGIDSMYLANRAPELFPGARFAVAHCNFALRGAESDADEAFVRAWCAEHGLECFVKRFDTRSYAAEHGISIEMAARDLRYAWFAELRRAGGFDAVAVAHNADDNAETLLLNLLRGTGTRGLRGMGDHDGIVRPLLDIPREDIRAWMTARGLAWRDDSTNADSTPKRNRIRNEVFPIFARINPSFVRTLGEDMRRFARVDDIADSYFRAVREGLTTETGDIRLPAVLALEHWEYVLWRLLEGSGLSGPTFEKLVALLRRYKEAPRGTVTIGGKTFEGTGTVLRIEKELLIIP
- a CDS encoding Cell division protein FtsB: MAKYTKDLWNRDKDGNRKEQRSFLRYAIIATVVFLLFMFLKKDNLVNWVQAGLSLRRQERQIEQYQRENEELDRRIRVMTGDRDSLERYAREQFYFAEPGDDVYITE
- a CDS encoding prolyl-tRNA synthetase, which translates into the protein MAKEVTKRSENYSQWYNDLALKADLAEQSAVRGCMVIKPYGYAIWEKMQGTLDKMFKKTGVQNAYFPLFIPKSFFSREAEHVAGFAKECAVVTHHRLMNDPDGGGVVVDPDAKLEEELIVRPTSETIIWSTYKNWITSWRDLPILCNQWCNVVRWEMRTRLFLRTAEFLWQEGHTAHATAQEAEAKAYEMVHVYADFARNVMALPVIVGHKSPNERFAGALDTLTIEAMMQDGKALQAGTSHFLGQNFAKSFDVQFTNKEGKQEYVWATSWGVSTRLMGALIMAHGDDNGLVLPPKLAPIQVVMVPIYKTDEERAAVLDKMAAVKAGLEALGHSVKVDDRDTVRPGFKFAEWELKGVPVRLAMGARDLAAGTVEVARRDTLTKETMALEGIEQHISKLLDDIQQNIYDKALAFRDSNVEKCDDWEEFKTKIQTGKFLLCHWDGTVETEQAIKDATKATIRCIPIDSYVCEEEGKDIFSGKPSHRRVVFAISY